The following coding sequences are from one Musa acuminata AAA Group cultivar baxijiao chromosome BXJ2-4, Cavendish_Baxijiao_AAA, whole genome shotgun sequence window:
- the LOC135609832 gene encoding pentatricopeptide repeat-containing protein At1g74900, mitochondrial-like produces MLPSSQSKRHLLLLLNPIPDSLLSISFFSSSSNFATQNQARAPPESDLPSLIAQLVRTHSGDPRALSRSLSRRLPDDAWPPPLVDRVLKLLWNDAPRALLFFRSLLLLPSFHPAASSFDHAVDLAARIHDHCSVRFFLSLRGRIALPPSPRTFAILFERHTSAGKPDRAVRAFLSMHHQGCPQDLHAFNTLLDTLCKSRRVRKAASLLKVFRDRFRPDAVTYNIIADGWCRIKCTSQALEVLREMVELGIEPTKNTYNILLKGYFRADQVKEAMQFFKQMKKRGRKDSPSDSECRPDVVSYTTMVHGLGLAGQLDNARKLFDEMVGEGCLPSVATYNALIQVICKKGCVKDAILLFDEMLRKGYTPNSITYNLVIRGLCHAGKMDEAMEFFSRMKLDGCEPNVQTYTILIRYWLEEGEFEKGLELFGRMGEQESCLPNLDTYNVIISAMFVRRRPEDMLVAGKMVMEMVERGHLPRKFMFNRILNGLLLTGNQEFAKELLRLQEKYRCLHREIRL; encoded by the coding sequence ATGCTTCCCTCGTCTCAAAGCAAACGCCACCTCCTCCTACTCCTCAACCCCATACCCGACTCCCTTCTTTCCatatccttcttttcttcttcttccaactTCGCAACACAAAACCAGGCTCGAGCGCCACCGGAAAGCGACCTCCCCTCCCTCATCGCCCAACTCGTCCGTACCCACTCCGGCGACCCTCGCGCCTTATCCCGTAGCCTTTCCCGCCGCCTTCCTGACGATGCGTGGCCgccgcccctcgtcgatcgcgtcCTCAAACTGCTCTGGAACGACGCCCCCCGCGCCCTCCTCTTCTTccgctccctcctcctcctcccgtccTTTCACCCCGCCGCCTCCTCCTTCGACCATGCCGTCGACCTCGCCGCTCGGATCCACGACCACTGCTCCGTCCGCTTCTTCCTCAGTCTCCGCGGCCGCATCGCCCTCCCGCCTTCCCCCCGCACGTTCGCCATCCTCTTCGAGCGCCATACCAGCGCCGGCAAGCCCGACCGCGCCGTCCGGGCCTTCTTGTCGATGCACCACCAGGGGTGCCCCCAGGATCTGCACGCCTTCAACACCCTTCTCGACACACTTTGCAAGTCTCGCCGCGTCCGGAAGGCCGCCTCACTCCTTAAGGTCTTCCGTGATCGGTTTCGCCCCGACGCCGTGACGTACAACATCATAGCCGACGGCTGGTGCCGGATTAAGTGTACGTCCCAGGCGCTCGAGGTGCTGCGAGAGATGGTGGAGTTGGGGATCGAACCGACGAAGAACACTTACAACATTCTTCTCAAGGGATACTTCAGGGCAGATCAGGTGAAGGAGGCGATGCAGTTCTTCAAGCAGATGAAGAAGCGAGGACGAAAGGATAGTCCCAGCGATTCAGAATGTCGGCCTGACGTCGTCTCCTACACGACGATGGTGCATGGACTAGGCCTTGCAGGGCAGCTCGACAACGCCCGGAAACTGTTTGATGAAATGGTTGGTGAGGGATGCTTGCCTTCAGTTGCGACTTACAATGCTTTGATCCAGGTTATTTGCAAAAAGGGTTGTGTTAAAGATGCCATCTTGCTGTTTGATGAGATGTTGAGGAAGGGATACACTCCGAATTCCATTACCTATAATCTGGTGATTCGAGGGCTCTGTCATGCTGGAAAGATGGATGAAGCAATGGAATTTTTCAGTAGGATGAAGCTTGATGGATGTGAGCCCAATGTGCAGACATATACCATTCTGATAAGGTACTGGCTTGAGGAGGGGGAGTTCGAGAAGGGCTTGGAGCTGTTTGGGAGGATGGGAGAGCAGGAGAGCTGTTTACCGAACTTGGATACGTATAATGTCATTATCAGTGCGATGTTTGTGAGAAGACGGCCTGAAGACATGCTGGTAGCTGGGAAGATGGTGATGGAGATGGTCGAGAGGGGCCATTTGCCAAGGAAGTTCATGTTTAATCGCATATTGAATGGTCTGCTGTTAACTGGGAATCAAGAATTTGCAAAGGAACTTTTGAGATTGCAGGAGAAATATAGATGTCTGCATCGAGAGATCAGATTGTGA
- the LOC103981659 gene encoding putative proline-rich receptor-like protein kinase PERK6, with protein MASSPATAPPPDTSTPPAPPTQDALPPSDSPPAPPLDSSPPESSPDAPSPSSPDSTDDPDSPSLESSSAPSSSSSKPSRPSSSPHKSSSSSRSKHDKDSPTTPSPSDGSSTPASRSPSSKSLPSQISSSATSPTKHDSGVNLPLVLGITAGVGIFLVLMIVALVLCTKKKKKKQPNMHYYDGQGLNGGYYQAAPLPKWQNGGQGMDYMGQIPPPPGTAMSPAHGWHQSPMPQMASTDMSAAYSGLHGPPLPPPSPNVALGFNQSTFTYDELAAATNGFSRDNLLGQGGFGYVYKGVLPNRKDVAVKQLKSGSGQGEREFQAEVEIISRVHHRHLVSLVGYCIAGSQRMLVYEFVPNNTLEHHLHGKGLPTMDWATRLKIAVGSAKGLAYLHEDCHPRIIHRDIKTANILLDNKFEAMVADFGLAKLSSDTNTHVSTRVMGTFGYLAPEYASSGKLTDRSDVFSFGVMLLELITGRRPVDTTGDMDDSLVDWARPLLVRALADENFDELVDPRLENNYDPGEMARMASSAAAAVRHSARRRPRMSQIVRALEGDMSLEHLNEGGKPGQSTFNSSSDYDSGSYSSNMRRFRQMALESTEYSNEYSGATSEYGLNPSESSSSGEMKNSVGSHRKNSPPGL; from the exons ATGGCTTCATCCCCTGCGACTGCTCCGCCGCCCGACACCTCCACTCCGCCTGCTCCTCCCACCCAAGATGCGCTACCGCCATCCGATTCCCCGCCAGCGCCTCCTCTTGACTCATCGCCGCCGGAATCATCACCCGACGCTCCGTCTCCGTCGTCCCCAGATTCCACAGACGACCCGGACTCTCCATCTCTCGAGTCCTCCTCTGCCCCTTCATCGTCCTCCTCCAAGCCGTCTCGTCCTTCATCCTCGCCACATAAATCATCCTCCTCTTCACGTTCAAAACATGACAAGGACTCACCAACGACCCCTTCGCCGTCGGACGGATCGTCAACACCAGCCTCGAGAAGCCCATCCTCCAAGTCGCTGCCTTCACAGATATCGTCATCAGCCACATCTCCGACGAAACATGATTCAGGCGTCAATCTGCCTCTCGTTTTGGGGATCACGGCAGGTGTGGGGATATTCCTGGTTTTGATGATCGTGGCTCTTGTGCTCtgcaccaagaagaagaagaagaagcagcccaACATGCACTATTATGATGGCCAGGGACTCAACG GTGGCTACTACCAAGCCGCACCGCTTCCAAAATGGCAAAACGGAGGCCAAGGGATGGACTACATGGGCCAGATCCCGCCACCTCCGGGAACGGCAATGTCGCCCGCACATGGGTGGCATCAGTCGCCGATGCCGCAGATGGCCAGCACCGACATGAGCGCGGCATACTCCGGCCTCCACGGGCCGCCGTTGCCGCCCCCTTCACCCAACGTCGCGCTGGGCTTCAACCAGAGCACCTTCACCTACGACGAGCTCGCCGCGGCCACCAACGGGTTCTCCCGCGACAATCTCCTGGGCCAAGGCGGGTTCGGGTACGTGTACAAGGGCGTGCTCCCCAACAGGAAGGACGTTGCGGTGAAGCAGCTCAAGTCGGGAAGCGGGCAAGGGGAACGGGAGTTCCAAGCGGAGGTCGAGATCATCAGCAGAGTCCACCACCGCCACTTGGTCTCGCTTGTGGGATACTGCATTGCGGGGTCGCAGCGAATGCTCGTCTACGAGTTCGTACCCAACAACACTCTCGAGCACCACCTCCACG GGAAGGGTCTTCCGACGATGGATTGGGCTACAAGGCTCAAGATTGCTGTAGGATCAGCCAAGGGCCTCGCGTACTTGCACGAAGACT GCCACCCTCGAATCATCCACCGCGACATCAAGACCGCCAACATTCTCCTTGATAACAAGTTTGAAGCCATG GTTGCAGACTTTGGACTGGCCAAGTTATCCTCGGACACGAACACTCATGTCTCAACTCGAGTCATGGGAACTTTCGG ATACTTGGCTCCCGAGTATGCATCGAGCGGCAAGCTCACGGATAGGTCCGATGTTTTCTCCTTCGGtgtgatgcttctggagctgatAACGGGACGAAGGCCTGTCGACACCACGGGGGATATGGATGATAGCTTGGTCGACTGG GCGAGGCCTCTATTGGTCCGGGCATTGGCCGACGAAAACTTCGACGAGCTCGTCGATCCGCGGTTGGAGAACAACTACGATCCCGGCGAGATGGCACGCATGGCATCCAGTGCCGCCGCTGCTGTCCGACACTCTGCAAGGAGGCGGCCAAGGATGAGCCAG ATTGTTCGAGCACTGGAGGGCGACATGTCGCTGGAACACCTGAACGAGGGGGGGAAGCCCGGACAGAGCACGTTCAACTCCAGCTCCGACTATGACTCCGGCTCGTACTCCTCCAACATGCGGCGGTTTAGACAGATGGCGCTGGAGAGCACGGAGTACAGCAACGAGTACAGCGGCGCCACCAGCGAGTACGGGCTGAATCCGTCGGAGTCGAGCAGCTCCGGGGAGATGAAGAACTCCGTCGGAAGCCACAGAAAGAATTCTCCTCCTGGTCTTTGA
- the LOC103981138 gene encoding PLASMODESMATA CALLOSE-BINDING PROTEIN 1-like isoform X1 → MLMAGLLLLLLTVSAFGGSDAAWCVCESDASTTALQKTLDYACGAGADCNPILQVGACYDPNTVLAHCSYAANSYYQRNGQAQTACDFSGTAMLTSTDPSANGCVYPATPSAAATSSTPTSTSTVPSSVTPSTFSPLTSNTTNGVLGGIGPSGTTSSLDGSDGGLLRKAGIGSLLTVLLPILVLLKESLSCS, encoded by the exons ATGCTCATGGCTGGTCTACTGCTCCTTTTGCTTACTGTGTCTGCGTTTGGTGGTTCAG ATGCTGCTTGGTGTGTTTGTGAGTCTGATGCGAGCACCACAGCCCTGCAGAAGACACTGGACTATGCTTGTGGAGCTGGGGCTGACTGCAATCCTATTCTGCAAGTTGGTGCATGCTACGACCCCAACACAGTGCTTGCCCATTGCTCTTATGCTGCCAACAGCTATTACCAGAGGAATGGGCAGGCGCAAACAGCCTGTGACTTCTCAGGAACAGCCATGCTTACCTCCACAGATCCAA GTGCAAATGGTTGTGTCTACCCTGCGACTCCCAG TGCTGCAGCAACCTCAAGCACACCAACAAGCACAAGCACTGTGCCAAGCTCAGTGACACCAAGCACCTTCAGCCCACTGACGAGCAACACAACCAATGGAGTACTGGGAGGAATAGGCCCTTCGGGAACAACAAGCAGCTTGGATGGCAGTGATGGAGGTTTGCTCCGAAAGGCAGGGATAGGCTCTCTCCTAACTGTTCTCCTTCCAATACTGGTTCTACTGAAG GAATCCCTGTCCTGTTCATGA
- the LOC135609836 gene encoding universal stress protein PHOS34-like, translating into MGRSSTRLPSFCLNRMSPGVRVRSPPLEPKPPPSPESGQLHHHGNAKQPGDGAEEEALLGRRIMIVVDSSPESKTALRWALSHSVQSNDSILLVDVVRPPKHGEQSGKERDPKIYELLHSMRSVCHARKPEVQVELSLVEATERGPAIVEEARKQDASLLIMGQKKRSLTWRLVMMWAGRKVGGSVADYCVQNATCMAMAVRRKSRRGGGGYLITTKRHKDFWLLA; encoded by the exons ATGGGCAGAAGCAGCACCAGGCTGCCGAGCTTCTGTCTCAACCGCATGTCCCCTGGTGTCAGGGTCAGATCTCCGCCGCTCGAACCGAAGCCGCCGCCGTCTCCCGAGTCCGGTCAACTCCACCACCACGGGAACGCGAAGCAGCCCGGAGACGGAGCTGAGGAAGAAGCCCTTCTCGGCCGAAGGATCATGATAGTGGTGGACTCCAGCCCGGAGTCGAAGACCGCTTTGCGGTGGGCGCTCTCGCACTCGGTGCAGAGCAACGACAGCATCCTCCTCGTCGACGTTGTCAGGCCACCCAAGCATG GTGAGCAATCTGGGAAGGAGAGGGATCCAAAGATCTACGAGCTTCTGCATTCCATGAGAAGCGTTTGCCATGCGAGAAAACCCGAG GTCCAAGTGGAGCTGTCTCTGGTGGAGGCGACGGAGCGAGGTCCGGCGATCGTGGAAGAGGCCAGGAAGCAGGACGCGTCGCTCCTCATCATGGGGCAGAAGAAGCGGTCCCTGACATGGAGACTGGTCATGATGTGGGCTGGCCGCAAGGTGGGAGGCAGCGTGGCGGACTACTGCGTCCAGAACGCGACGTGCATGGCGATGGCGGTGAGAAGGAAGAGCAGGAGAGGCGGCGGCGGATACTTGATCACCACCAAGCGTCACAAAGATTTCTGGCTCTTAGCCTAA
- the LOC103981138 gene encoding PLASMODESMATA CALLOSE-BINDING PROTEIN 1-like isoform X2: MLMAGLLLLLLTVSAFGGSDAAWCVCESDASTTALQKTLDYACGAGADCNPILQVGACYDPNTVLAHCSYAANSYYQRNGQAQTACDFSGTAMLTSTDPSANGCVYPATPSAAATSSTPTSTSTVPSSVTPSTFSPLTSNTTNGVLGGIGPSGTTSSLDGSDGGLLRKAGIGSLLTVLLPILVLLKV, translated from the exons ATGCTCATGGCTGGTCTACTGCTCCTTTTGCTTACTGTGTCTGCGTTTGGTGGTTCAG ATGCTGCTTGGTGTGTTTGTGAGTCTGATGCGAGCACCACAGCCCTGCAGAAGACACTGGACTATGCTTGTGGAGCTGGGGCTGACTGCAATCCTATTCTGCAAGTTGGTGCATGCTACGACCCCAACACAGTGCTTGCCCATTGCTCTTATGCTGCCAACAGCTATTACCAGAGGAATGGGCAGGCGCAAACAGCCTGTGACTTCTCAGGAACAGCCATGCTTACCTCCACAGATCCAA GTGCAAATGGTTGTGTCTACCCTGCGACTCCCAG TGCTGCAGCAACCTCAAGCACACCAACAAGCACAAGCACTGTGCCAAGCTCAGTGACACCAAGCACCTTCAGCCCACTGACGAGCAACACAACCAATGGAGTACTGGGAGGAATAGGCCCTTCGGGAACAACAAGCAGCTTGGATGGCAGTGATGGAGGTTTGCTCCGAAAGGCAGGGATAGGCTCTCTCCTAACTGTTCTCCTTCCAATACTGGTTCTACTGAAGGTATGA